A genomic window from Eriocheir sinensis breed Jianghai 21 chromosome 9, ASM2467909v1, whole genome shotgun sequence includes:
- the LOC126996022 gene encoding uncharacterized protein LOC126996022 isoform X1, producing the protein MQAAMKTSATEFFTGLSPLKGGSGVSGMNGSYLANGRSGRCHCCPYGYHIDLDFVRYCEMLNQVSKNDNPTLRHLKNLKRARRRQTQSMEVLLGLEPGTEGGGEGGKTGSTTTTTTHHHHHTTTSSTPSPSSSSTSTNTVNYNSLQQFPRLQIIEEPSKTDFKTRPQGREKTPPPPPPPRRCRPLGGSGGAGGPPPDVINTSRRAVHDALAAMNNSNNRKTEAAGGGGGGGGGGGKGHSSSLDPSVALQEAVLDFEEMLETSRERIGVSGSGGGGGGGRSSTLPSLDLLHHTPQQPSPLHHHHHLKTSGVGVSRSHSLPRQWLRRPLYPSLSSPCPSPTPSRTHSDTEDSSRMAVVRALRLGGGGGGWGRPVSTPPLPHHHYYHHYHHHFLPISSSTPPPPPTPAASGEDWPAVSRLRTSSTSSLPPPPDVGHIQQGGDGRLADTLAALNAARGCCTPSHQDFDTLSLASGVSGVSTTTLQSIRDQMATSLARLKELEEEVKAIPVLQIKVNVLKEEKRLLLEQVKALSRGEERPPLMLPPSLEADLTDLSEDELEGRLASLRGVPTRRRRSESPLRVNLEEFRSYRRARRGSLSEGSEAESVTGDDYPLRITEPQDSPRRPAPPRRFGQESAYSLPATPLLGRRKARDAATSCRVLTRDVGVTHVGARTRSVGLMTSSEPTACQECEERRRKTFQHKGVVTVPLEDARRRLSQSSVSTESIGPEEAEQEGGSGGSPSKNSFLAKLGRKSAIISRLSEPQLVPPTLTFDNSTNTEPVLRRDQGCSTSLAAAHLYTAAELAKHVARAKEEWQTAERAKDQLARSSRPLTLDRGIQAALDLAAPAKTTFRPLMQSVASQAQPRGVDVGVGTARITPDPCPRCSTIRTKSVACGPSAAPAAPSPVKTRSVASGEHTLHDPCCPDRPAPPRRSVGCSMDRLTDRVCDRCDNLRVRSLGVGTLPLPTPAPPPLAEPPRPKPPLTHTAHTQTRPPATRTAAVNTTAPLPLRKEEAAPPSPAGTPEVERRAFGSSGVRVCDKCHEAITSVAKDIVGTSGGSSLPPLPPPPVSKIPRLVDITKVEPRLDPPRPDSRASDGGRADTPEPRPAPAPAPPPRTRLTPPRMIRSEALHSPSHGATASAVATTTTTKVATTTAATATVTTTTVTEAVKAAPPSPKLQGTRLGQAPADPAIKDATPPAKDATPAAKDATPAAKDATPAAASTPQDTATQAKRATYSRQNTYTKTSEGVVNLGFEDHKGAGHKQAGHGGASTSGGPALPSITEGITGKSTASTTTTTSKTHKQKTETKEDSASRKTLSPSPRSSESEAPVIKGSEPSVSSSSESESEDEGGSVVGGASLSLLSQLGGASTSSVFTTASEVSRKKAVPSREMKAALKVLNDSIGKPVRSGQQLTNALNIIQREWLKVSSQKDADPHAVEDYMDAFEEFSKNLLQRVVNLADVNGNTAMHYAVSHGNFDVVSVLLDSKVCNVNQQNKAGYTATMLVSLAQIRSQTHASVVQRLFQLGDLNIKASQHGQTALMLAVSHGRLDMVQLLVAAGAEVNIQDEDGSTALMCAAEHGHLAIVKFLLAQPDTDPTLMDNDGSTALAIAVEAGHRDVGVLLYKHLNLSRGSSPYSSVRIKRSRTPNTLSRSSVTPPPRSSAPSSPGRSRKSSNPASPGRSRKSSASLSNLIL; encoded by the exons ATGCAAGCCGCCATGAAGACCTCCGCGACAGAATTTTTCACGGGACTTTCACCACTAaaag GTGGTAGCGGGGTGTCGGGCATGAACGGGTCCTACCTGGCCAACGGGCGGTCAGGGCGCTGCCACTGCTGCCCGTATGGCTACCACATCGACCTGGACTTCGTGCGGTACTGCGAGATGCTCAACCAG GTCTCCAAGAATGACAACCCCACCCTGCGCCACCTCAAGAACCTCAAAAGGGCGCGAAGAAGACAAACCCAGTCCATGGAGGTTCTGCTGGGGCTCGAACCTGGGACGGAggggggtggtgaggggggtaagacaggcagcaccaccaccaccaccacccatcaccaccaccacaccaccacctcctccactccgtCCCCTTCGtcgtcttccacctccaccaacaccgtCAATTATAACAGTCTTCAGCAGTTCCCGAGGCTGCAGATC atCGAGGAGCCCAGCAAGACAGACTTCAAAACTCGACCACAGGGGAGAGAGAagacgccccctcctcctcctcccccccggcGCTGCAGGCCCCTGGGGGGcagcgggggggcgggggggcctcCTCCTGACGTTATCAACACCTCCAGAAGGGCAGTGCATGACGCCTTGGCCGCCATGAACAATAGCAACAATAGGAAGACggaggctgcaggaggaggaggagggggagggggagggggaggaaagggtcaTTCATCCAGCCTTGACCCGAGTGTTGCCCTCCAG GAAGCTGTTCTGGACTTCGAAGAGATGCTGGAGACTTCGAGAGAGAGGATAGGCGTCtctggaagtggaggaggaggtggagggggacggtccagcaccctcccctcccttgacctcctccaccacactcCACAACAGCCctcgccactccaccaccaccaccacctgaagaCTAGTGGAGTGGGCGTGTCCCggtctcactccctccctcgacAAT GGCTGAGGCGTCCCCTGTACCCCTCCCTGTCCTCCCCgtgcccctcccccaccccctcccgcaCCCACAGCGACACGGAGGACAGCAGCAGGATGGCGGTGGTGCGGGCGCTGCggctggggggcgggggcgggggttgGGGTCGTCCCGTCtccaccccgcccctcccccaccaccactactaccaccactaccaccatcacttcctacctatctcctcctccaccccccctcctccacccacacctgccGCAT CGGGGGAGGACTGGCCCGCTGTGAGTCGTCTTCGCACGTCGTCCACCTCGTCGCTGCCGCCGCCCCCTGACGTGGGTCACATCCAGCAG GGCGGGGACGGGCGGCTGGCGGACACCCTCGCCGCCCTCAACGCCGCCCGGGGATGTTGCACGCCCAGCCACCAAGACTTCGATACCCTCAGTCTGGCCTCGGGGGTGTCAGGGGTCAGCACCACCACCCTGCAG TCGATCCGGGACCAGATGGCGACGAGCCTGGCGCGCCtcaaggagctggaggaggaggtgaaggccatCCCGgtgctgcag ATCAAGGTCAACGTGCTGAAGGAGGAGAAGCGATTGCTGCTGGAGCAGGTCAAGGCGCTGTCCCGCGGCGAGGAGCGGCCGCCCCTGATGCTGCCGCCCAGCCTCGAGGCGGACCTCACTGACCTGTCCGAGGACGAACTGGAGGGCCGCCTCGCCTCCCTGCGCGGCGTCCCCACTCGCCGCCGCCGCAGTGAATCCC CTCTAAGGGTTAACCTGGAGGAGTTCAGGTCGTACCGGCGGGCGCGGCGCGGCTCCCTGTCTGAAGGCTCCGAGGCCGAGAGTGTGACGGGCGACGACTACCCGCTACGCATCACGGAGCCCCAGGACtccccgcgccgccccgccccgccccgtcgcTTTGGCCAAGAGTCTGCCTACAGCTTGCCGGCCACGCCGTTGCTGGGCCGCAGGAAAGCGCGTGATGCCGCCACCAGCTGCCGCGTGCTGACCCGCGACGTGGGCGTGACGCACGTGGGCGCCAGGACGCGCTCGGTGGGCCTCATGACTTCCAGCGAGCCGACGGCGTGCCAAGAGTGTGAGGAGCGGCGGCGCAAGACCTTCCAGCACAAGGGCGTGGTCACCGTGCCGCTGGAGGACGCGCGGCGCCGCCTCAGCCAGAGCAGCGTGTCCACGGAGAGCATCGGGCCCGAGGAGGCGGAGCAGGAGGGCGGCTCCGGCGGCTCCCCCTCCAAGAACTCGTTCCTGGCCAAGCTGGGCCGCAAGTCTGCCATCATCAGCCGCCTGTCGGAGCCGCAGCTGGTGCCACCAACCCTCACCTTCGACAACTCCACCAACACGGAGCCGGTGTTGCGGCGGGACCAAGGATGCAGCACCAGCCTGGCCGCAGCGCACCTCTACACCGCCGCCGAGCTGGCCAAGCACGTGGCCCGTGCCAAGGAGGAGTGGCAGACCGCTGAGCGTGCCAAGGACCAACTGGCTCGCTCTTCGCGACCCCTCACGCTGGACCGTGGCATACAGGCCGCCTTGGACCTGGCGGCGCCCGCCAAGACCACCTTCCGGCCCCTGATGCAGAGCGTGGCCAGCCAGGCACAGCCGCGGGGCGTGGACGTGGGTGTCGGCACGGCGCGCATCACCCCGGACCCCTGCCCGCGGTGCTCCACCATCAGGACCAAGTCGGTGGCGTGTGGCCCTTCGGCAGCCCCGGCGGCGCCCAGCCCTGTTAAAACCCGCAGCGTGGCCTCCGGCGAGCATACGCTGCACGACCCATGCTGCCCTGACCGCCCTGCCCCTCCCCGACGCTCCGTGGGCTGCAGCATGGACAGACTCACCGACCGTGTGTGTGACCGCTGCGACAACCTGCGGGTGCGGTCATTGGGGGTAGGCACGCTGCCCCTTcccacccctgccccgccacctctCGCCGAGCCGCCGCGGCCCAAGCCTCCGCTCACACACACTGCCCACACCCAGACTCGCCCGCCTGCCACCCGTACCGCCGCCGTCAACACCACGGCGCCGCTGCCCctcaggaaggaggaggcggcgccgCCCAGCCCGGCCGGCACTCCGGAGGTGGAGCGGCGAGCCTTTGGCAGTTCAGGGGTGCGGGTGTGCGATAAGTGCCACGAGGCCATCACGTCTGTGGCCAAGGACATCGTGGGCACCAGCGGCGGCTCTTCCCTGCCGCCCTTGCCACCGCCCCCCGTCTCCAAGATCCCCCGCCTCGTGGACATCACCAAGGTGGAGCCCCGCCTTGACCCGCCCCGTCCCGACTCCAGGGCCAGCGATGGGGGCCGCGCCGACACCCCggagccccgccccgctccggcccccgcccccccgccccgcaCCCGCCTCACGCCCCCCAGGATGATTCGGAGTGAGGCCTTACACTCCCCGAGTCACGGAGCCACCGCCTCCGCCGTCgcaactacaaccaccaccaaggTCGCCACCACTacagccgccaccgccaccgtcaccactaccacgGTCACGGAGGCGGTCAAGGCAGCACCGCCGTCACCCAAGCTTCAGGGTACCAGGTTGGGCCAGGCACCGGCGGACCCCGCCATTAAAGACGCAACACCCCCCGCTAAAGACGCAACACCCGCCGCTAAAGACGCAACACCCGCCGCTAAAGACGCaacacccgccgccgcctccaccccgCAGGACACCGCCACGCAG GCTAAGCGCGCCACGTACAGCCGCCAGAACACCTACACCAAGACCTCGGAGGGCGTGGTGAACCTGGGCTTTGAGGACCACAAGGGCGCGGGACACAAGCAGGCGGGCCATGGCGGGGCGTCCACGTCTGGCGGCCCCGCCCTGCCCAGCATCACCGAGGGTATTACAGGCaagtccaccgcctccaccaccaccaccaccagcaagacCCACAAACAAAAGACAGAGACGAAGGAAGATAGTGCCAGCAGGAAGAC cctTTCCCCATCCCCCAGGAGCAGCGAGAGCGAGGCGCCGGTGATCAAAGGCAGCGAGCCCAGCGTATCGTCCtccagcgagagcgagagcgaggacGAGGGCGGGTCGGTGGTGGGCGGCGCGTCGCTGTCCCTCCTGTCCCAGCTGGGcggcgcctccacctcctccgtctTCACCACCGCTAGCGAGGTCAGCAGGAAGAA AGCCGTGCCGTCCCGGGAAATGAAGGCGGCCCTCAAGGTGCTCAATGACTCCATCGGGAAGCCAGTTCGTTCAGGGCAGCAGCTGACCAACGCCCTCAACATCATACAGCGAGAGTGGCTCAAG GTGTCGAGCCAGAAGGACGCTGACCCTCACGCCGTGGAGGACTACATGGATGCCTTTGAAGAGTTCTCCAAGAACCTCCTGCAGCGCGTGGTCAACCTGGCCGACGTGAAT GGCAACACCGCCATGCACTACGCTGTCTCCCACGGTAACTTTGATGTGGTGTCAGTGCTGCTGGACTCCAAGGTGTGCAATGTGAACCAGCAGAACAAGGCGGGGTACACAGCCACCATGCTGGTCTCTCTGGCACAGATTCGCTCCCAAACCCATGCAAGCGTAGTGCAGCGACTCTTCCAGCTTGGCGACCTCAACATCAAAGCCAGCCAG CATGGACAGACGGCTTTGATGCTAGCAGTGTCCCATGGGCGGCTGGACATGGTTCAGTTGCTAGTGGCAGCTGGGGCAGAGGTCAACATCCAGGACGAGGATGGCTCCACGGCCCTCATGTGTGCGGCTGAGCACGGCCACCTCGCCATCGTAAAGTTCCTCCTCGCCCAGCCAGACACGGACCCAACACTAATGGACAAT GACGGCAGCACAGCCCTTGCCATTGCAGTGGAGGCTGGCCACAGGGACGTTGGGGTGCTCCTCTACAAGCACCTCAACCTCTCCCGTGGCTCCTCCCCATACTCCTCGGTCAG